One part of the Streptomyces lydicus genome encodes these proteins:
- a CDS encoding DUF58 domain-containing protein has protein sequence MNGGGSEATPEPGGLRAALGGLTTRGRSFLAAGIAAAVCSYVLGQPDLLRVGLLLAALPLVCVLVLHRTRYRVAADRMLSPARVPAAAESRVRLRMENVSRLPTGVLMLQDRVPYVLGPRPRFVLDRVEAGGHREVSYRVRSDLRGRYRLGPLQLQLSDPFGMCELTRSFSSSDILTVVPRVEPLPAVRLAGETAGYGDGRQRSLALAGDDDVIPRGYRHGDDLRRIHWRSTARHGELMVRREEQPQKARCTVLLDTRDTAHPGSGPDSAFEWAVTAAASAAAHLLERGFSVRLLTDTGTSVPGPDGAGGTDSADAAGLLLDTLAVVEHSEEEGLAAAYDVLRGGGEGLLVAFFGDLDEEQAAVAGQMRRRSGAAIAFVLDGDAWHRGPGGIRFATGQVPVAERLRLLRRAGWTALPVTPGDSLTDLWRTAADRAGAGERTGEGSGAAEDGASWTAAGGRS, from the coding sequence ATGAACGGAGGGGGGAGCGAGGCGACACCGGAGCCGGGCGGGCTGCGGGCCGCCCTCGGGGGGCTGACGACGCGCGGCAGGTCGTTCCTGGCCGCCGGGATCGCCGCCGCGGTGTGCTCGTACGTCCTCGGGCAGCCGGATCTGCTGCGGGTCGGCCTGCTGCTCGCGGCGCTGCCGCTGGTGTGCGTGCTGGTCCTGCACCGCACCCGCTACCGCGTCGCCGCCGACCGTATGCTCTCCCCCGCCCGGGTGCCGGCCGCCGCCGAGTCGCGGGTGCGCCTGCGGATGGAGAACGTCTCGCGGCTGCCCACGGGTGTGCTGATGCTCCAGGACCGGGTGCCGTACGTCCTCGGGCCCCGCCCGCGCTTCGTCCTGGACCGGGTCGAGGCCGGCGGCCACCGCGAGGTGTCCTACCGCGTCCGCTCCGACCTGCGCGGCCGCTATCGGCTGGGGCCGCTGCAGCTGCAGCTGTCCGATCCGTTCGGCATGTGCGAGCTGACCCGCTCCTTCAGTTCCTCCGACATCCTGACGGTGGTGCCGCGGGTGGAGCCGCTCCCGGCGGTCCGGCTGGCCGGCGAGACGGCCGGGTACGGCGACGGACGGCAGCGCTCGCTGGCGCTGGCCGGCGACGACGACGTCATCCCCCGCGGCTACCGGCACGGCGACGACCTGCGCCGGATCCACTGGCGGTCCACGGCGCGCCACGGCGAGCTGATGGTCCGCAGGGAGGAGCAGCCGCAGAAGGCGCGCTGCACGGTCCTGCTCGACACCCGCGACACCGCACACCCCGGGAGCGGCCCCGACTCGGCCTTCGAATGGGCGGTGACGGCGGCCGCCTCGGCCGCGGCGCACCTCCTGGAGCGCGGCTTCTCGGTCCGGCTGCTGACCGACACCGGCACGTCCGTGCCGGGCCCCGACGGTGCCGGCGGCACGGACTCCGCCGACGCCGCCGGCCTGCTGCTGGACACCCTCGCCGTCGTGGAGCACTCCGAGGAGGAGGGGCTCGCGGCGGCGTACGACGTACTGCGGGGCGGCGGCGAGGGACTGCTGGTCGCCTTCTTCGGCGATCTGGACGAGGAGCAGGCCGCGGTCGCCGGGCAGATGCGCCGGCGCAGCGGTGCGGCGATCGCCTTCGTCCTGGACGGCGACGCCTGGCACCGCGGCCCCGGCGGCATCAGGTTCGCCACCGGCCAGGTCCCGGTGGCCGAGCGTCTGCGGCTGCTGCGGCGGGCGGGCTGGACGGCCCTCCCGGTCACTCCCGGGGACTCGCTCACCGACCTGTGGCGGACGGCGGCGGACCGGGCGGGGGCGGGCGAACGGACAGGGGAAGGGAGTGGGGCGGCGGAGGACGGCGCCTCGTGGACGGCGGCGGGGGGACGGTCATGA
- a CDS encoding AAA family ATPase, giving the protein MTTYDERASLGDLTTTAERVHRSVESVIEGKPEVVRLALTVLLAEGHLLIEDVPGVGKTMLAKALARSIDCSVRRIQFTPDLLPSDITGVSIFDQQRREFEFKPGAIFSQIVIGDEINRASPKTQSALLESMEERQVTMDGQTHELPSPFMVVATQNPVEMEGTYPLPEAQRDRFMARVSIGYPSAAAELQMLDVHGGASPLDDLQPVAHAHDIVKLIDAVREVHVADTVRRYAVDLVAATRSHPELRLGASPRATLHLVRAAKASAALLGREYALPDDLQSLAVAVLAHRLLPTAQAQLNRRTAEQIVLEILRRVPVPEPAAQPWRTHGRQPPGVRGL; this is encoded by the coding sequence GTGACGACGTATGACGAACGAGCGAGCCTCGGAGATCTGACCACCACCGCGGAGCGGGTGCACCGGTCGGTGGAGAGCGTCATCGAGGGCAAGCCGGAGGTCGTACGGCTCGCGCTGACCGTGCTGCTGGCCGAGGGGCACCTGCTGATCGAGGACGTGCCGGGCGTCGGCAAGACCATGCTCGCCAAGGCGCTGGCCCGCTCCATCGACTGCTCGGTGCGGCGCATCCAGTTCACCCCCGACCTGCTGCCCTCGGACATCACCGGCGTCAGCATCTTCGACCAGCAGCGGCGGGAATTCGAGTTCAAGCCCGGCGCGATCTTCTCCCAGATCGTCATCGGCGACGAGATCAACCGCGCCTCGCCCAAGACCCAGTCCGCGCTCCTGGAGTCCATGGAGGAGCGCCAGGTCACGATGGACGGGCAGACCCACGAGCTGCCCAGCCCGTTCATGGTCGTCGCCACCCAGAACCCGGTGGAGATGGAGGGCACCTATCCGCTCCCCGAGGCGCAGCGGGACCGCTTCATGGCGCGGGTGTCGATCGGCTATCCCAGCGCGGCGGCCGAGCTGCAGATGCTGGACGTGCACGGCGGCGCCTCGCCGCTCGACGACCTCCAGCCGGTGGCGCACGCCCACGACATCGTCAAGCTGATCGACGCGGTGCGCGAGGTGCATGTCGCCGACACGGTGCGCAGATACGCCGTCGACCTGGTGGCGGCCACCCGCAGCCATCCCGAGCTGCGGCTCGGCGCGTCCCCGCGGGCGACCCTGCATCTGGTGCGGGCCGCCAAGGCGTCCGCGGCGCTGCTGGGGCGGGAGTACGCCCTGCCGGACGACCTCCAGTCGCTGGCGGTGGCGGTGCTCGCGCACCGTCTGCTGCCCACCGCCCAGGCGCAGTTGAACCGCCGCACCGCCGAACAGATCGTGCTGGAGATCCTGCGCCGGGTCCCGGTTCCCGAACCGGCCGCGCAGCCGTGGCGGACCCACGGCCGGCAGCCGCCGGGGGTACGGGGGCTGTGA
- a CDS encoding beta-class carbonic anhydrase: MPIPASQPLPPSADSAVDRTGETVTDRLVEANQRYAADFTDPGMDARPVRKVAVVSCMDARIDLHAALGLELGDCHTIRNAGGVVTDDIIRSLTISQRALGTRSVVLIHHTGCGLLSLTEDFRHDLAAEVGQRPTWAVEAFKDLDEDVRQSMERVRTSPFLLHTDDVRGFVFDVKTGLLREIDARA, from the coding sequence ATGCCCATACCTGCGTCGCAGCCGCTGCCCCCGTCCGCCGACAGCGCCGTGGACCGCACCGGGGAGACGGTCACCGATCGTCTCGTCGAGGCGAACCAGCGCTATGCCGCCGATTTCACGGACCCCGGAATGGATGCCCGGCCGGTCCGCAAGGTCGCCGTGGTGTCCTGCATGGACGCCCGTATCGACCTGCACGCCGCCCTCGGTCTCGAGCTCGGCGACTGCCACACCATCCGCAACGCGGGCGGTGTGGTGACCGACGACATCATCCGTTCCCTGACCATCAGCCAGCGCGCGCTCGGCACCCGCTCGGTCGTCCTCATCCACCACACCGGATGCGGACTGCTCAGCCTGACCGAGGACTTCCGGCACGACCTGGCGGCGGAGGTCGGTCAGCGTCCGACCTGGGCGGTCGAGGCGTTCAAGGACCTCGACGAGGACGTACGGCAGTCCATGGAGCGGGTGCGCACCTCGCCCTTCCTGCTGCACACCGACGACGTCCGCGGTTTCGTCTTCGACGTGAAGACGGGTCTGCTGCGGGAGATCGACGCCCGGGCCTGA
- the rsmH gene encoding 16S rRNA (cytosine(1402)-N(4))-methyltransferase RsmH, translated as MSSNTRHVPVMLQRCLDMLAPALAEPGAVVVDCTLGLGGHSEALLSTFPAARLIALDRDPAALKLAGERLAPYGERATLVHAVYDELPEVLDRLATPRVQGVLFDLGVSSMQLDEADRGFAYAQDAPLDMRMDQSTGISAADVLNTYAPGELVRILRSYGEEKQAKRIVEAVVRERAKEPFTNSARLVELIRDALPQAAKRTGGNPAKRTFQALRIEVNGELASVERAVPAAVKALAVGGRIAVLSYHSLEDRLVKQVFAAGASNTAPAGLPVVPERYQPRLKLLTRGAELPTEEEIAENRRAAPARLRGAERIREDVEGLA; from the coding sequence ATGAGCAGCAACACCCGCCACGTACCCGTCATGCTCCAGCGGTGCCTGGACATGCTCGCCCCGGCGCTCGCCGAGCCCGGCGCGGTCGTCGTCGACTGCACGCTCGGCCTCGGGGGCCACAGCGAGGCGCTGCTCTCCACGTTCCCCGCGGCCCGGCTGATCGCCCTCGACCGCGACCCGGCCGCCCTGAAGCTCGCCGGGGAACGGCTCGCACCGTACGGCGAGCGCGCCACCCTGGTGCACGCCGTCTACGACGAGCTCCCCGAGGTCCTCGACCGGCTCGCGACCCCGCGCGTCCAGGGCGTCCTGTTCGACCTCGGCGTCTCGTCCATGCAGCTCGACGAGGCCGACCGCGGATTCGCATACGCCCAGGACGCCCCGCTGGACATGCGGATGGACCAGAGCACCGGCATCAGCGCCGCCGACGTCCTCAACACCTACGCCCCCGGTGAGCTGGTCCGCATCCTGCGCTCCTACGGAGAGGAGAAGCAGGCCAAGCGGATCGTCGAGGCGGTCGTCCGCGAACGCGCCAAGGAGCCGTTCACGAACAGCGCCCGGCTGGTCGAGCTGATCCGCGACGCGCTGCCGCAGGCCGCCAAGCGCACCGGAGGCAACCCCGCCAAGCGCACCTTCCAGGCGCTGCGCATCGAGGTGAACGGCGAGCTGGCGAGCGTGGAGCGCGCCGTCCCGGCCGCCGTCAAGGCGCTGGCGGTCGGCGGCCGGATCGCCGTGCTCTCGTACCACTCCCTGGAGGACCGCCTGGTCAAGCAGGTCTTCGCGGCCGGTGCGAGCAACACCGCGCCGGCCGGCCTGCCGGTCGTGCCCGAGCGCTACCAGCCGCGGCTCAAGCTGCTGACCCGCGGTGCGGAACTCCCCACGGAGGAGGAGATCGCCGAGAACCGCCGCGCCGCCCCCGCCCGGCTGCGCGGCGCGGAGCGGATCCGCGAGGACGTCGAGGGCCTCGCGTGA
- a CDS encoding septum formation initiator family protein, translating into MRGQGRPRGRQKRLSALFPAATAPGTAARAPFVLLIVVLLGSGLITLLLLNSALNQGSFELSKLERKTDELTDEQQALQQEVDAYSAPGALERRARRLGMVPGGAPVFLLPDGRVLGKPGVATSDGAPLSSSAAPSASALLGTAALGAPSGPSAAASAAVAPPSVRPPAPASSATLGPQSTPAPAAAPGRPGPPAPAAPRAARGAGAPTAPAPSPTTSGR; encoded by the coding sequence GTGAGAGGCCAGGGGCGGCCGCGCGGCAGGCAGAAGCGGCTCTCCGCGCTGTTCCCCGCCGCCACCGCCCCCGGCACCGCGGCCCGCGCACCCTTCGTGCTGCTCATCGTGGTCCTGCTCGGCTCCGGGCTGATCACCCTGCTGCTGCTCAACTCCGCGCTCAACCAAGGGTCGTTCGAGCTCAGCAAGCTGGAGCGGAAGACCGACGAGCTGACCGACGAACAGCAGGCGCTGCAGCAGGAGGTGGACGCCTACTCCGCCCCGGGTGCCCTGGAGCGCCGGGCCCGCCGGCTGGGGATGGTGCCCGGCGGCGCCCCGGTGTTCCTGCTGCCGGACGGCAGGGTGCTCGGCAAACCGGGCGTGGCCACGTCCGACGGCGCGCCGCTGAGCAGCTCCGCCGCGCCCTCGGCGTCCGCGCTGCTGGGCACGGCCGCCCTGGGCGCGCCGTCCGGCCCGTCCGCCGCGGCGTCGGCCGCGGTCGCGCCGCCCTCCGTCCGGCCCCCGGCCCCCGCCTCGTCCGCCACTCTCGGCCCGCAGAGCACACCGGCCCCTGCCGCCGCACCCGGCCGTCCGGGCCCGCCGGCCCCCGCCGCCCCTCGCGCCGCGCGCGGAGCCGGCGCCCCCACCGCCCCCGCGCCTTCCCCGACGACCTCCGGCAGGTGA
- a CDS encoding peptidoglycan D,D-transpeptidase FtsI family protein, producing the protein MTEPRDPRRVPRPAQRGGQPPGRTGRPPAAKRPAPGRGAPRPGARRPGPRPPRPRSGAPALRLGSPRPRLRLVSLGLTLIMLIFVVRLFQVQAVDAGAFAAKANENRYVPVKLAAERGALTDRNGVDLATTVDAYDITADPSLLAPGKTRTDDAPQRAAALLAPILHEDRATLAEKLDQPKVRYVLLARQQTPQVWKRIKDLRKTLDARAAAAPKSAPRPDVLTGIFADKHSKRLYPNKDLASGVLGFVNGAGKGGGGLEALLNKQLAGRDGKLVYAQSGGRRVPTADTQEHPAVPGTDVELTLDRDIQWAAQQAITDQVAKSGADRGYVVVQDTRTGEILALANAPAFDPNDLAKSDPEALGNAALSDAFEPGSTSKVMSMAAVLEEGVATPSTRVTVPNRLHRGDRLFADDVDHATWHLTLNGVLAKSSNIGTILATGQLGRTQPQANQVLYSYLRKFGIGKPTGLGFPGETDGILAKPQDWNTSQQYTIPFGQGLSLNAVQAASVYSTIANGGERVAPTLVRGTTGPDGHYAPAPRPARNRVVSPKTARTLATMLESVVDDEEGTGAKAKIDGYRVGGKTGTSNRVDPKTGRYRGYTASFAGFAPADKPRITVYCAVQNPTKGSYFGGQVCGPIYQQVMAFALKTLQVPPTGAQPPRLPVTFTPGQ; encoded by the coding sequence ATGACCGAGCCCAGGGACCCCCGCCGGGTGCCGCGCCCCGCCCAGCGTGGCGGGCAGCCCCCGGGCCGCACCGGCCGCCCGCCCGCCGCCAAGCGCCCGGCTCCCGGACGCGGCGCCCCCCGGCCCGGGGCCCGCCGCCCCGGCCCCCGGCCCCCGCGGCCCCGCTCCGGAGCCCCGGCGCTGCGCCTCGGCAGCCCGCGCCCCCGGCTGCGGCTGGTCTCCCTCGGGCTGACGCTGATCATGCTGATCTTCGTCGTACGGCTCTTCCAGGTGCAGGCCGTCGACGCCGGGGCGTTCGCCGCCAAGGCCAACGAGAACCGCTACGTACCGGTCAAGCTGGCCGCCGAGCGCGGTGCGCTCACCGACCGCAACGGCGTGGACCTGGCCACCACCGTGGACGCGTACGACATCACCGCCGACCCCAGCCTCCTGGCGCCCGGCAAGACCAGGACCGACGACGCCCCGCAGCGCGCCGCCGCCCTGCTCGCGCCGATCCTCCACGAGGACCGGGCGACCCTGGCCGAGAAGCTCGACCAGCCCAAGGTGCGCTACGTCCTGCTCGCCCGGCAGCAGACCCCGCAGGTCTGGAAGCGGATCAAGGACCTCCGCAAGACCCTCGACGCCCGGGCCGCCGCCGCCCCCAAGAGCGCACCCCGCCCCGACGTCCTGACCGGGATCTTCGCCGACAAGCACAGCAAGCGCCTTTACCCCAACAAGGACCTCGCCTCCGGCGTCCTCGGCTTCGTCAACGGCGCGGGCAAGGGCGGCGGCGGCCTGGAGGCGCTGCTGAACAAGCAGCTGGCCGGCCGGGACGGCAAGCTCGTCTACGCCCAGTCCGGCGGCCGCCGGGTGCCCACCGCCGACACCCAGGAGCACCCCGCCGTCCCCGGCACCGACGTGGAGCTGACCCTCGACCGCGACATCCAGTGGGCGGCACAGCAGGCCATCACCGACCAGGTCGCCAAGTCCGGCGCCGACCGGGGCTACGTCGTCGTCCAGGACACCCGCACCGGCGAGATCCTGGCGCTGGCCAACGCCCCCGCCTTCGACCCCAACGACCTCGCGAAGTCCGACCCGGAGGCGCTGGGCAACGCGGCCCTCTCCGACGCCTTCGAGCCGGGCTCCACCAGCAAGGTCATGTCGATGGCCGCCGTACTGGAGGAGGGCGTCGCCACCCCGTCCACCCGGGTCACCGTCCCCAACCGGCTGCACCGCGGCGACCGGCTCTTCGCGGACGACGTCGACCACGCGACCTGGCACCTGACGCTCAACGGCGTACTCGCCAAGTCCAGCAACATCGGAACGATCCTGGCGACCGGCCAGCTCGGCCGCACCCAGCCCCAAGCCAACCAGGTCCTGTACTCATACCTGCGCAAATTCGGCATCGGCAAGCCGACCGGGCTGGGCTTCCCGGGGGAGACCGACGGCATCCTGGCCAAGCCGCAGGACTGGAACACCTCGCAGCAGTACACGATCCCGTTCGGCCAGGGGCTGTCCCTCAACGCCGTACAGGCCGCCTCCGTCTACTCCACGATCGCCAACGGCGGCGAGCGCGTCGCCCCCACGCTGGTCCGCGGCACCACCGGGCCGGACGGCCACTACGCGCCGGCCCCCCGCCCCGCGAGGAACCGCGTGGTCAGCCCGAAGACCGCGCGCACCCTCGCCACCATGCTGGAATCCGTCGTCGACGACGAGGAGGGCACCGGGGCGAAGGCGAAGATCGACGGCTACCGGGTCGGCGGCAAGACCGGCACGTCCAACCGGGTGGACCCCAAGACCGGCCGCTACCGTGGCTACACCGCCTCCTTCGCGGGCTTCGCGCCCGCCGACAAGCCCAGGATCACGGTCTACTGCGCCGTACAGAACCCCACCAAGGGCAGCTACTTCGGCGGCCAGGTCTGCGGCCCGATCTACCAGCAGGTCATGGCGTTCGCGCTGAAGACCCTGCAGGTCCCGCCGACCGGTGCGCAGCCCCCGCGGCTGCCGGTCACCTTCACGCCAGGCCAATGA
- a CDS encoding Mur ligase family protein has translation MTTITPDGTPEPHDRTSPGPSLRPGPVQPGTLTAVSHADQSPKAQRAQKGGPGKYPGAPRPEQVRPTPLADLAEQLGTPAPAAAHAEVAVTGITHDSRAVRPGDVYAALPGARLHGADFVAQAADLGAAAILTDPSGADRATATGLPVLVVDNPRARMGALAVSIYGAPGEDLLQIGITGTSGKTTTAYLIEGGLRAAAAKRSEEGGLREAQTDQGGGGRRAGGLTGLIGTVETRIGGERIKSERTTPEATDLQALFAVMRERGVRAVAMEVSSHALVLGRVDGCVFDVAIFNNLSPEHMEFHSGMEDYFQAKAQLFTKARSRAGVVNLDDEYGKRLAAGESEVPVTTFSAEGHPDADWRASDVEVGALGSTFTVHGPGGQTLSAASPIAGPFNVANALAAIVSLVVAGVDPQTAADGVAAVPGVPGRLERVDAGQPYLAVVDYAHKTDAVESVLRALRKVTAGKLHAVLGCGGDRDPHKRGPMGAAVARLADTAILTSDNPRGEDPLAILATMLAGAAEVPIHERGTVLVEEERAAAIAAAVARAEPGDTVIIAGKGHEQGQDIAGVVRPFDDRQVLRDAIEGSLKSQQSQASPHPNHQG, from the coding sequence GTGACGACGATCACCCCCGACGGCACCCCGGAGCCGCACGACCGCACCTCCCCAGGGCCCTCACTTCGCCCCGGGCCCGTTCAGCCCGGTACGCTCACCGCCGTGTCACACGCTGATCAGTCCCCGAAAGCCCAGCGCGCGCAGAAGGGCGGCCCCGGCAAATATCCGGGAGCGCCGCGCCCTGAACAGGTCCGCCCCACCCCCTTGGCCGACCTCGCCGAGCAGCTGGGAACCCCGGCCCCCGCGGCGGCCCACGCCGAGGTCGCCGTCACCGGCATCACCCACGACTCGCGGGCGGTCCGCCCCGGCGACGTCTACGCCGCGCTGCCCGGTGCCCGTCTGCACGGCGCCGACTTCGTCGCGCAGGCCGCCGATCTCGGCGCCGCGGCGATCCTGACCGACCCGTCGGGTGCCGACCGCGCCACCGCGACCGGCCTGCCGGTCCTGGTCGTGGACAACCCCCGCGCGCGGATGGGCGCCCTGGCCGTCTCGATCTACGGCGCCCCGGGCGAGGATCTGCTGCAGATCGGCATCACCGGCACCTCCGGCAAGACCACCACCGCCTACCTCATCGAGGGCGGGCTGCGGGCTGCCGCCGCGAAGCGCTCCGAAGAGGGGGGCCTGCGCGAAGCGCAGACCGACCAGGGCGGTGGCGGGCGACGGGCGGGCGGCCTGACCGGCCTGATCGGCACCGTGGAGACCCGCATCGGCGGGGAGCGCATCAAGTCCGAGCGCACCACCCCCGAGGCCACCGACCTCCAGGCGCTCTTCGCGGTGATGCGCGAGCGCGGCGTCCGCGCCGTCGCCATGGAGGTCTCCAGCCACGCCCTGGTCCTGGGCCGGGTCGACGGCTGCGTCTTCGACGTCGCGATCTTCAACAACCTCAGCCCGGAGCACATGGAGTTCCACTCCGGCATGGAGGACTACTTCCAGGCCAAGGCCCAGCTGTTCACCAAGGCCCGCAGCCGGGCCGGCGTGGTCAACCTCGACGACGAGTACGGCAAGCGGCTGGCCGCCGGCGAGTCCGAGGTCCCGGTCACCACCTTCTCCGCGGAGGGCCACCCCGACGCGGACTGGCGCGCCTCCGACGTCGAGGTCGGCGCGCTCGGCTCGACCTTCACCGTGCACGGCCCGGGCGGGCAGACGCTGAGCGCCGCCTCCCCGATCGCCGGCCCGTTCAACGTCGCCAACGCGCTCGCCGCGATCGTCTCGCTGGTCGTCGCCGGGGTGGACCCGCAGACCGCGGCCGACGGCGTCGCCGCGGTGCCCGGCGTCCCCGGCCGTCTGGAGCGGGTCGACGCCGGCCAGCCGTACCTGGCGGTCGTCGACTACGCCCACAAGACCGACGCCGTCGAATCGGTTCTGCGCGCCCTGCGCAAGGTCACCGCCGGCAAGCTGCACGCCGTGCTCGGCTGCGGCGGCGACCGCGACCCGCACAAGCGCGGCCCCATGGGCGCCGCGGTGGCCCGCCTCGCCGACACGGCCATCCTGACCTCCGACAACCCGCGCGGCGAGGACCCGCTCGCGATCCTCGCCACCATGCTGGCGGGCGCCGCGGAGGTGCCGATCCACGAACGCGGCACGGTCCTCGTCGAGGAGGAGCGGGCCGCCGCCATCGCCGCGGCCGTCGCCCGCGCCGAGCCCGGCGACACCGTGATCATCGCGGGCAAGGGCCACGAGCAGGGCCAGGACATCGCCGGGGTGGTCCGCCCCTTCGACGACCGCCAGGTACTGCGCGATGCCATCGAGGGCTCTCTGAAGTCACAGCAGTCGCAAGCGTCACCGCACCCGAACCACCAGGGATGA
- a CDS encoding UDP-N-acetylmuramoyl-tripeptide--D-alanyl-D-alanine ligase, whose protein sequence is MISLSLAEIASIVGGQQHDIPDADRQVTGPVVTDSRAVRPGGLFVAFAGERVDGHDFAAGAVEAGAVAVLANRPVGVPAIVVHDVTTALGALARAVVERLGTTVVGLTGSAGKTSTKDLIAQLLQRHGPTVWPEGNLNNEIGLPLTALRADATTRHLVLEMGARGIGHIRYLAALTPPRIGVVLNVGSAHIGEFGGRAQIAEAKGELVEALPSAEEGGIAVLNADDPYVRAMAPRTKARTVLFGESEEAAVRAENVRLTDLGQPAFTLHTPSGCSDVTMRLYGEHHVSNALAAAAVAHELGMPVDEIATALSEAGTLSRWRMEVTERADGVTVVNDAYNANPESMRAALRALVAMGAAGKAEGGRTWAVLGEMAELGEESLAEHDAVGRLVVRLNVSKLVAVGGREAAWLDMGAKNEGSWGEESVHVSDARAAVDLLRSELRPGDVVLVKASRSVGLERVAAALLDDEGVTVAEGGAASR, encoded by the coding sequence GTGATCTCCCTGTCCCTCGCCGAGATCGCGAGCATCGTCGGCGGGCAGCAGCACGACATACCGGACGCCGACCGCCAGGTCACCGGGCCCGTCGTCACCGACTCCCGGGCGGTACGGCCCGGCGGCCTGTTCGTGGCGTTCGCCGGTGAACGCGTCGACGGCCACGACTTCGCGGCCGGCGCGGTCGAGGCCGGTGCCGTCGCCGTGCTCGCCAACCGCCCCGTCGGCGTACCCGCGATCGTGGTCCACGACGTCACCACCGCGCTCGGCGCGCTCGCCAGGGCCGTCGTCGAGCGGCTCGGCACCACCGTCGTCGGCCTGACCGGCTCGGCCGGCAAGACCAGCACCAAGGACCTGATCGCCCAGCTGCTGCAGCGGCACGGGCCGACCGTCTGGCCGGAGGGCAACCTCAACAACGAGATCGGGCTGCCGCTGACCGCGCTGCGCGCGGACGCGACCACCCGGCACCTCGTGCTGGAGATGGGCGCCCGCGGCATCGGCCACATCCGCTACCTGGCCGCCCTGACCCCGCCGCGGATCGGTGTGGTGCTCAACGTCGGCAGCGCGCACATCGGCGAGTTCGGCGGCCGCGCGCAGATCGCGGAGGCAAAGGGCGAACTCGTCGAGGCGCTGCCGTCGGCCGAGGAGGGCGGGATCGCGGTGCTCAACGCCGACGACCCGTACGTCCGCGCCATGGCGCCGCGCACCAAGGCCCGCACCGTCCTGTTCGGTGAGTCCGAGGAAGCGGCCGTCCGTGCCGAGAATGTCCGGCTCACCGACCTCGGACAGCCCGCTTTCACGCTTCACACACCCTCCGGGTGCAGTGATGTGACCATGCGGCTGTACGGTGAGCACCACGTGTCGAACGCGCTCGCCGCGGCCGCCGTAGCCCATGAGTTGGGCATGCCCGTCGACGAGATCGCCACCGCGCTCTCCGAAGCCGGCACGCTCTCCCGCTGGCGTATGGAGGTCACCGAGCGCGCGGACGGCGTGACGGTCGTCAACGACGCCTACAACGCGAATCCCGAGTCCATGCGAGCGGCGCTGCGTGCGCTGGTGGCGATGGGCGCGGCCGGCAAGGCCGAGGGCGGTCGTACGTGGGCGGTGCTCGGTGAGATGGCCGAGCTCGGTGAGGAGTCACTCGCCGAACACGACGCGGTCGGACGGCTGGTCGTCCGGCTCAACGTCAGCAAGCTCGTGGCAGTCGGCGGCAGGGAAGCGGCCTGGCTCGACATGGGCGCCAAGAACGAGGGTTCGTGGGGTGAGGAGTCGGTGCACGTGTCCGACGCGCGGGCGGCGGTCGACCTGTTGCGCAGCGAGCTGCGACCGGGAGACGTCGTGCTGGTCAAGGCGTCCCGGTCGGTGGGGCTGGAGCGGGTCGCCGCAGCATTGCTGGACGACGAGGGCGTGACGGTCGCTGAGGGTGGAGCCGCGTCCCGATGA